The Terriglobia bacterium genome window below encodes:
- a CDS encoding response regulator transcription factor — MASRLAKAQAETQPTSGENGQPTSAENGQPIRVIIADSQAIFRVGIRKVLAVEDDLRVVAQAETLAQAFSAVAKFPADVLLFESRISSNAPQAATEFLKRAPEVKMIVITGDVDADQTVEYLRRGVRGIVTRSIAPDLLVKCVRKVAEGETWLDNRGVNWMIEAYRSQATLLTAPRPKNRLNDKELRIVSCVAQGMRNKEIAQQVGTTEQVIKNYLRKVYDKLGVSDRLELALYCIHHRLMNKGAAAADVSEAAAAASNSAEVAE, encoded by the coding sequence ATGGCCAGCCGACTGGCCAAAGCACAAGCGGAGACTCAACCCACCTCGGGCGAAAACGGCCAACCCACCTCGGCCGAAAACGGCCAACCCATTCGTGTCATCATCGCCGACTCGCAAGCCATTTTCCGCGTCGGCATCCGCAAAGTGCTGGCGGTGGAGGACGACCTGCGCGTCGTCGCGCAGGCGGAAACGCTGGCCCAGGCGTTCTCGGCGGTGGCCAAGTTTCCCGCTGACGTGCTGCTGTTCGAGTCGCGCATCTCTTCCAATGCACCGCAAGCGGCGACGGAATTTCTGAAGCGCGCCCCGGAGGTCAAGATGATCGTGATCACCGGCGATGTCGATGCCGATCAGACGGTGGAATACCTGCGCCGCGGAGTGCGCGGCATCGTGACGCGCTCCATCGCCCCCGACCTGCTGGTGAAGTGCGTGCGCAAGGTCGCCGAGGGCGAGACCTGGCTGGACAACCGCGGCGTCAACTGGATGATCGAGGCCTACCGCTCGCAGGCGACGCTGCTGACCGCGCCGCGTCCCAAGAACCGCCTGAACGACAAGGAACTGCGGATCGTCTCCTGCGTGGCGCAGGGCATGCGCAACAAGGAAATCGCGCAGCAGGTCGGAACCACGGAGCAGGTGATCAAGAATTATCTGCGCAAGGTGTACGACAAGCTGGGCGTTTCCGACCGCCTGGAACTGGCGCTGTACTGCATTCACCACCGGCTGATGAACAAGGGCGCCGCAGCGGCGGATGTATCCGAAGCCGCGGCCGCCGCCTCCAACAGCGCCGAGGTGGCGGAATAG
- a CDS encoding PilZ domain-containing protein, producing the protein MTLEETSTELRTSVRFPLRLPIAITTSGEEHLAETQDISSGGVLFHLESEMKVGSPIEFRISMPAAVLGASTDVLVSGLGRVVRCSVEGERRAIAAVIDEYRFERRQ; encoded by the coding sequence GTGACTCTTGAAGAAACATCAACGGAACTGAGAACCTCGGTTCGGTTCCCGCTTAGGCTCCCCATCGCCATCACGACATCGGGCGAAGAACACCTGGCGGAAACGCAAGACATTTCATCCGGCGGGGTCCTGTTTCATCTGGAATCGGAAATGAAGGTCGGATCGCCGATCGAATTCCGCATTTCGATGCCGGCAGCAGTGTTGGGCGCATCCACGGATGTATTGGTAAGCGGTCTGGGACGCGTGGTACGTTGTAGCGTCGAAGGCGAACGCCGCGCCATTGCGGCCGTCATTGACGAGTATCGGTTCGAGCGTCGCCAGTAG
- the bfr gene encoding bacterioferritin encodes MKGDAKVIAVLQEVLKAELTAINQYFLHAEMCENWTYYKLAETTRKESIEEMTHAEKLIERILYLDGTPNMSDYFKINIGATIEQQLKNDLQLEYDAVKRLNNGIRTCEAASDNGSRELLKQILMDEEHHVDWLEGQLHAIQEMGIQNYLTQQLGDKKVE; translated from the coding sequence ATGAAAGGCGATGCGAAAGTAATCGCGGTCCTGCAGGAAGTGCTGAAGGCGGAGCTGACGGCCATCAACCAATATTTTCTGCACGCGGAAATGTGCGAGAACTGGACGTACTACAAACTGGCGGAGACCACGCGCAAGGAATCCATCGAGGAGATGACCCACGCCGAGAAGCTGATCGAGCGCATCCTGTACCTGGACGGCACGCCGAACATGAGCGACTACTTCAAGATCAATATCGGCGCGACCATCGAACAGCAGCTCAAGAACGACCTGCAACTGGAGTACGACGCGGTGAAGCGCCTGAATAACGGCATCCGCACCTGCGAGGCCGCCAGCGATAACGGGTCGCGCGAGCTGCTGAAGCAGATTCTGATGGACGAAGAGCACCATGTTGACTGGCTGGAAGGCCAGTTGCATGCGATCCAGGAAATGGGAATCC